From the genome of Anopheles moucheti chromosome 3, idAnoMoucSN_F20_07, whole genome shotgun sequence, one region includes:
- the LOC128303506 gene encoding DENN domain-containing protein 2B-like: MSNRSTKAETTHDGSNSRVQKITEKFETLITSQQQKQQVSPSPSSPQQAVQNWPPNGTGLARNIQQNVEEPAMLRDLEAKRGIKRSQAFRRSTSQSSSMNGGKVSASINAQLIHSDSIREALNKPLPVGPPPEKPPRTWGRGLDDNGHALDGERMADSQHYEDVNMLIEVAFQEPGKNLHDSPSGEHISLKQPVSEEHRKRLRRLSRCAELNHYTQQYGTIRVYDAVDKGSPTSATAECKTADTKGLIEHYNKLSTVEKCHAPPQTLYEYCIVVGYDMMQNKPYVKSRYPRHKQPHKMIEVFVYPDNGALVRNRNQEYCIILTDYPLRMYGFCRRVLPESSEFCIPLTYCLVTKYNEPKVFYKLLECIESQHGNGRVPELLMEQFYDQKLPLAGDRLALTLPVSFEVRPTLREEPVLPITMTINRPKDLRLEKTELYDIYKCLGSDGLIHVFESLLLEKMVILFSEHLSLLTSCVQGLLLILYPFQWQHILVTVIPEHLQQMLEAPVPMLAGTLQPVPEDLWESGNTCYVNLDKRTVRPARKEQFSILPNELKKPLRVSLELVKIFEDSKGLASVLIGGAFVRFFVELFAALDPRTYEKASFLGQFDNPETKLFLDCFLETVMFADFLEHWHTSKLAAKTPSPVGSFDYTLYNSKIAEKSQTKYWHSATFDEVVANSKHIERKGKTFMSKMKGLMKKS, encoded by the exons ATGTCGAACCGATCTACCAAAGCAGAAACTACACACGATGGCAGCAATAGCAGGGTGCAGAAAATTACGGAAAAGTTCGAAACGCTTATAACTtcgcagcagcaaaagcaacagGTGTCTCCATCACCTTCATCGCCTCAGCAGGCCGTCCAGAATTGGCCACCGAATGGAACAGGTTTGGCGCGTAATATTCAGCAGAATGTCGAAGAACCTGCCATGCTGCGTGACTTAGAAGCTAAGCGAGGAATCAAACGCTCTCAAGCATTTCGCAGAAGCACTTCACAATCGAGTTCAATGAACGGTGGCAAAGTGTCAGCGTCCATCAATGCGCAGCTCATCCATTCTGACAGCATACGGGAAGCACTAAACAAACCGCTCCCGGTAGGGCCTCCACCCGAGAAGCCACCACGAACGTGGGGACGCGGCTTGGATGATAACGGGCACGCACTAGATGGCGAACGGATGGCAGATTCGCAACACTACGAAGACGTCAACATGCTGATCGAAGTCGCATTCCAGGAACCGGGCAAGAATCTCCATGATTCACCATCGGGGGAACACATTTCCCTGAAGCAACCTGTGAGCGAAGAACATCGCAAGCGTTTACGTAGGTTGTCCCGATGTGCCGAGCTGAACCATTACACACAGCAGTACGGAACTATCCGTGTGTACGATGCGGTGGATAAGGGCAGTCCAACTAGCGCTACTGCGGAGTGTAAAACGGCCGATACCAAAGGACTGATCGAGCACTACAATAAGTTAAGCACTGTGGAAAAGTGTCACGCGCCACCACAAACACTGTACGAATATTGCATCGTGGTTGGTTACGATatgatgcaaaacaaaccgtacGTTAAGAGCCGATACCCACGCCACAAGCAGCCACATAAAATGATCGAGGTGTTTGTGTATCCTGATAATGGCGCACTAGTGCGAAACCGCAATCAGGAGTACTGTATCATACTGACGGACTATCCTCTACGGATGTACGGTTTCTGCCGCCGTGTTCTGCCAGAATCGTCCGAATTCTGCATCCCCTTAACATACTGCCTCGTGACGAAGTACAATGAGCCAAAAGTATTTTACAAACTGCTGGAATGCATCGAAAGCCAGCACGGGAATGGTCGCGTGCCTGAGCTGTTGATGGAACAGTTTTACGATCAGAAACTCCCGTTAGCCGGCGACCGGTTGGCATTGACGCTTCCCGTCAGCTTCGAGGTTCGACCCACGCTGCGGGAGGAACCGGTACTGCCGATCACCATGACAATAAACCGTCCCAAAGATTTACGCTTAGAGAAAACGGAACTATATGATATTTACAAGTGCCTCGGATCGGACGGACTGATCCACGTGTTCGAAAGCCTACTACTCGAAAAAATGGTGATATTATTCAGCGAACATCTCTCGCTGTTGACGTCGTGCGTGCAAGGCTTACTGTTAATACTCTACCCATTCCAATGGCAGCACATACTAGTGACGGTCATACCGGAACATCTGCAGCAAATGCTCGAAGCACCCGTGCCAATGCTGGCCGGTACATTGCAACCCGTCCCGGAGGATCTGTGGGAAAGTGGCAATACGTGCTACGTGAATCTGGACAAGCGCACCGTTCGGCCGGCACGAAAGGAACAGTTTTCCATCCTGCCGAACGAGCTAAAGAAACCGCTGCGGGTTTCACTGGAACttgtaaaaatatttgaagatTCCAAGGGACTAGCAAGCGTGCTGATTGGCGGTGCGTTTGTTCGGTTTTTTGTAGAACTTTTCGCTGCTCTGGATCCACGCACATACGAG AAAGCGTCGTTTTTGGGGCAGTTTGATAATCCCGAAACGAAACTGTTTTTAGACTGCTTTTTGGAAACTGTGATGTTTGCCGACTTCCTCGAACACTGGCACACCTCGAAACTGGCAGCTAAAACGCCGTCCCCCGTTGGCAGCTTCGATTATACGCTTTACAACTCGAAGATAGCAGAAAAATCGCAAACCAAGTACTGGCATTCGGCCACCTTCGACGAAGTGGTGGCCAATTCGAAACATATCGAGCGGAAGGGAAAAACGTTCATGTCCAAGATGAAGGGATTGATGAAAAAATCATGA
- the LOC128301493 gene encoding threonylcarbamoyladenosine tRNA methylthiotransferase — MDNSCLDIVGDIEDLISFDDPTPSERYQNKKDVTVRAKRAKVRATSRPKEVSCVEKPKLDSVIPETQQIYMKTWGCAHNTSDTEYMAGQLAQYGYNLTNDKDSADLWVLNSCTVKNPSEDTFRNEIEAAHQAGKHVVVAGCVPQAAPRSDYLKGLSVVGVQQIDRVAEVVEETLKGHSVRLLQAKKVNGRKVAGPKLALPKVRKNPLIEVIPINSGCLNACTYCKTKFARADLVSYPVEEIVERAQQVFQEGVCEIWLTSEDTGTYGRDIGSSLPELLWKLVEEIPKGCMLRLGMTNPPYILEHLDEMAKILSHPRVYSFLHIPVQSGSDAILGEMKREYCVKDFERMVDFLREQVPGITIATDIICGFPGETETDFEDTLSLCRKYQFPSLFINQFFPRPGTPAAKMTKVPANEVKTRTKRLTDLFHSYEPYKKYAIGTKQTVLVTEISHDRKHYVGHNKFYEQILLPMHNNLLGKQVDVEITGRTKFSMFGKVIQDEQEWVNCSKVGATDGIMTTNLTTDPGESRYRSMFAYIFISCSLAIVFKYIFMFFDF, encoded by the exons ATGGATAATAGCTGCCTGGATATTGTAGGTGATATAGAAGATCTGATATCCTTCGACGATCCTACGCCATCAGAGAGGTACCAGAATAAAAAGGACGTAACTGTGCGAGCCAAACGGGCAAAAGTGCGCGCCACCAGCCGCCCAAAAGAAGTATCCTGCGTGGAAAAGCCGAAACTGGACAGCGTAATTCCCGAGACGCAGCAAATCTACATGAAAACATGGGGCTGTGCGCATAATACATCCGACACGGAGTATATGGCTGGCCAGCTGGCGCAGTACGGGTATAATCTGACCAACGATAAAGACTCGGCCGATCTGTGGGTGTTGAACAGCTGTACGGTAAAAAATCCATCAGAAGACACGTTTCGTAACGAAATAGAAGCTGCCCATCAAGCGGGCAAGCATGTCGTTGTGGCCGGTTGTGTACCACAGGCTGCTCCCAGGTCCGATTATCTCAAAGGTTTGAGCGTGGTCGGTGTGCAACAGATCGATCGCGTTGCCGAAGTGGTGGAGGAAACGCTCAAGGGCCATTCGGTGCGTTTGCTACAGGCGAAGAAAGTAAACGGCCGCAAAGTGGCTGGACCGAAGTTAGCCCTTCCGAAGGTGCGCAAAAATCCGCTAATCGAAGTTATTCCCATCAATTCTGGTTGTCTGAATGCGTGCACCTACTGCAAGACAAAGTTTGCCCGGGCCGATCTGGTCAGCTATCCCGTTGAGGAGATAGTGGAACGAGCACAGCAAGTATTCCAAGAAGGAGTCTGTGAAATATGGCTCACATCGGAAGACACCG gAACATATGGACGAGATATTGGATCCTCGCTACCGGAGCTGTTGTGGAAATTAGTGGAAGAAATACCGAAAGGATGCATGTTGCGACTGGGTATGACCAACCCACCCTACATATTGGAGCACCTGGATGAGATGGCTAAAATCTTGTCGCATCCGCGAGTCTACAGCTTTCTGCACATACCCGTGCAGAGTGGATCGGATGCAATTCTGGGAGAAATGAAACGCGAATATTGCGTAAAGGATTTTGAACGTATGGTTGACTTTCTAAGGGAGCAAGTGCCAGGCATCACCATTGCGACAGATATCATTTGCGGATTTCCCGGTGAAACGGAGACCGACTTCGAAGACACGCTATCTCTGTGTCGGAAGTACCAATTTCCAAGCTTGTTCATAAATCAATTCTTTCCACGGCCAGGAACGCCAGCCGCTAAGATGACGAAAGTTCCAGCAAATGAAGTGAAAACACGAACCAAACGTTTGACGGATCTGTTCCATTCGTACGAACCGTACAAGAAGTATGCGATCGGAACGAAACAGACCGTGCTCGTTACCGAAATCTCGCACGATCGTAAGCATTACGTTGGGCACAATAAATTCTACGAGCAGATTCTGCTACCGATGCACAACAACTTGCTCGGGAAGCAAGTGGAT GTTGAAATTACCGGACGTACCAAATTCAGCATGTTCGGGAAAGTAATACAAGACGAGCAGGAATGGGTCAATTGCAGCAAAGTTGGTGCCACCGATGGAATTATGACAACAAATCTAACGACCGACCCCGGAGAGTCGAGGTATCGTTCGATGTTTGCCTACATTTTCATATCGTGCAGTTTGGCGATAGTGTTTAAGtacattttcatgttttttgaCTTCTAA
- the LOC128301494 gene encoding translation initiation factor eIF-2B subunit gamma: MGQQEFQAVVLAAGKGTRLPEILEGRPKCLLPIGPYPMIWYPLQLLQRHGFTEVLVIVQESEKSEIQQRLERLQLKLKLEYYSIPTDSECGTADSLRLVSDKIKSDVVVLSCDSIIQVNLYPLLSKFREKDASIQMLLMEGGKDQDVVMPGPKSKYKAEKDIIGYDKATSKVLFMASASDFEETVKLSGHLLRENPELNISSYLLDAHVYIIKRWVVEYLAVTEALSAVKGELLPHIIKKQMLQPPIVPENDGTSEYTTKPKVDDIFQFAIYTEMDKKIDKASIFNKEEKATSHPIRCYAYFADTNAFGLRVNNVRSFLSCNLRIFEIFPALTGFTERELVSQTSSIKSTQITKCAVGDMTTISEKTSLNQNVIANGCTVQPKTRINNSVLMDGVTIEENVVIDNCIIGEKAVVKSGSSLKNCLIGPHFVVAASTKKESVYLSNADGFMTID; this comes from the exons ATGGGCCAACAGGAGTTTCAAGCCGTTGTGCTGGCCGCGGGAAAAGGTACACGGCTGCCGGAAATATTGGAAGGTCGTCCGAAATGTCTGCTACCGATAGGTCCGTATCCCATGATTTGGTATCCTTTGCAGCTGCTTCAACGACACGGTTTCACCG AGGTCCTGGTTATAGTGCAGGAATCGGAAAAGTCGGAAATACAGCAGCGTTTGGAACGGTTGCAGCTGAAGCTGAAGCTGGAATACTACTCAATACCGACCGATTCCGAATGCGGTACCGCTGATTCGCTAAGACTCGTTTCGGATAA GATTAAATCGGATGTTGTGGTGCTGTCTTGCGATTCCATAATACAGGTGAATCTATATCCTCTACTATCCAAGTTTCGGGAAAAAGACGCTTCCATCCAAATGCTGCTGATGGAAGGCGGTAAGGATCAGGACGTCGTAATGCCTGGCCCAAAGTCAAAGTACAAAGCAGAAAAAGATATAATTGGGTATGATAAAGCGACAAGCAAGGTTCTTTTCATGGCTTCGGCCAGCGATTTTGAAGAAACCGTCAAACTATCCGGACATCTGTTGCGAGAAAATCCGGAGCTGAACATTTCATCCTATTTGCTTGACGCGCATGTTTACATCATTAagcggtgggtggtggagtaTCTGGCTGTGACCGAGGCGTTGTCTGCGGTGAAAGGTGAGCTACTACCGCACATAATTAAGAAGCAAATGCTGCAGCCTCCCATCGTCCCGGAAAACGATGGAACATCGGAATACACTACCAAACCGAAAGTGGACGATATTTTCCAG TTTGCGATCTACACGGAAATGGACAAAAAGATTGATAAAGCTTCAATCTTCAACAAGGAAGAGAAGGCAACTTCCCATCCTATTCGCTGCTATGCGTACTTTGCTGATACGAACGCTTTCGGCCTACGAGTCAACAATGTCCGTTCGTTTTTGTCTTGCAATTTGAGG ATTTTTGAGATCTTTCCGGCATTGACAGGATTTACCGAAAGAGAACTGGTGTCACAGACGAGTTCCATCAAATCTACTCAGATCACAAAATGTGCCGTTGGTGACATGACAACGATTAGTGAAAAAACGTCGCTCAATCAGAATGTGATTGCGAACGGTTGCACGGTTCAACCGAAGACACGTATTAACAATAGCGTACTGATGGATGGCGTTACAATAGAAGAGAA TGTTGTAATTGATAATTGCATAATTGGCGAAAAAGCGGTAGTTAAGAGTGGATCGTCGTTAAAGAATTGTCTCATCGGGCCACACTTTGTTGTAGCGGCTAGCACGAAGAAGGAGAGCGTCTATCTCTCGAATGCGGACGGTTTCATGACGATCGATTAA
- the LOC128301492 gene encoding uridine-cytidine kinase-like 1, whose protein sequence is MENISVNLNAPPSSASSDSDASEPKECETLDLNVGVHSSDSGYEVEMQPDCCPASPATVPTKTTRSNSFGSQLRSPKPRRQRTTSVNQNTINSNEAIIRSNNRTIYTAGRPPWYNCAGQQVEPFVIGICGGSASGKTTVAQKIIESLDVPWVTLLSMDCFYKILNNKQHEQANRNEYNFDHPDAFDLDLMKDVLQRLKEGRKVEVPVYNFVTHSREIHTKTMYGANVIIFEGILTFHSKEILKMLDMKIFVDTDADIRLGRRLKRDIMQRGRDLEGVLKQYSTMVKPAYSCYIAPTMAHADIIVPRGSSNIVAIQLIVQHVHTQLQLRGFKLREALAHSYIGQPMPDSLKLLPTTPQIKGLHTFIRNANTARDEFIFYSKRLIRLVLEYALSLLPFRDVEVETPQNMPYKGKRMACQKICGVSILRAGETMEQAVSDVCKHIRIGKILIQTNQLTGEPELYYLRLPKDIKDYRVVLMDATVATGAAAIMAIRVLLDHDVPEENIMLVSLLMAEIGVHSIAYAFPKVQIVTSALDPEINEKFYVIPGIGNFGDRYFGTEPTDPSLLYE, encoded by the exons ATGGAAAATATATCGGTAAATCTTAATGCACCACCAAGTTCAGCATCGTCGGATAG CGACGCAAGTGAACCGAAGGAGTGCGAAACGCTAGATCTCAACGTTGGAGTCCATTCGAGCGACAGTGGCTACGAAGTGGAAATGCAACCGGACTGCTGTCCGGCCTCGCCGGCCACGGTACCGACGAAAACGACACGTTCGAACTCGTTCGGATCGCAGCTTCGTTCACCGAAACCCCGGCGCCAGCGAACAACATCGGTGAATCAGAATACCATCAACTCGAACGAGGCGATAATTCGGTCCAACAATCGCACGATCTACACAGCCGGCCGTCCACCGTGGTACAATTGTGCTGGGCAGCAGGTGGAACCGTTCGTGATAG GTATCTGCGGCGGGAGCGCGTCGGGTAAAACAACCGTTGCGCAGAAGATCATTGAAAGCTTGGACGTGCCGTGGGTAACGCTACTATCGATGGATTGTTTCTACAAAATACTGAACAACAAACAGCACGAACAGGCGAACCGGAACGAGTACAACTTTGATCATCCGGACGCATTTGATCTGGACTTGATGAAAGATGTGCTACAGCGGCTCAAGGAGGGCCGGAAGGTCGAAGTGCCGGTGTACAATTTCGTAACCCATTCGAGAGAAATACACACG AAAACAATGTACGGTGCGAACGTTATTATTTTCGAAGGCATCCTAACGTTCCATAGCAAGGAAATTCTTAAGATGCTGGACATGAAAATTTTCGTCGATACAGACGCGGACATTCGACTGGGGCGACGACTTAAGCGAGATATAATGCAGCGTGGCCGTGATTTGGAGGGTGTACTGAAACAATATTCTACCATGGTGAAACCTGCGTATAGTTGCTACATTGCCCCAACCATGGCACATGCCGACATCATAGTGCCACGCGGATCGAGTAACATTGTTGCCATTCAGCTAATTGTGCAACACGTGCACACTCAGTTGCAGTTA CGAGGATTCAAGCTACGGGAAGCATTAGCGCATTCCTACATTGGACAACCGATGCCGGATTCGCTAAAGCTGCTTCCAACCACGCCGCAAATTAAAGGTCTCCACACGTTTATACGAAATGCCAACACAGCGCGCGATGAGTTCATATTTTACTCGAAGCGTTTGATTCGTCTAGTGTTGGAGTATGCGCTGAGTCTGTTACCTTTCCGAGATGTGGAGGTGGAAACGCCTCAGAATATGCCGTACAAGGGCAAACGTATGGCATGTCAGAAAATCTGTGGCGTATCAATTTTGCGCGCAGGAGAAACTATGGAGCAAGCAGTAAGCGATGTGTGCAAGCACATTCGCATTGGAAAGATTTTAATTCAAACGAATCAACTTACGGGAGAACCAGAG CTTTACTATTTGCGTCTTCCGAAAGACATTAAAGACTATCGGGTGGTGTTGATGGATGCGACAGTTGCGACAGGGGCTGCAG CTATAATGGCCATTCGGGTGCTGCTAGATCACGATGTACCCGAGGAGAATATTATGCTCGTGTCTTTGCTGATGGCAGAAATCGGAGTACATTCAATAGCGTATGCGTTTCCCAAAGTGCAGATAGTAACGTCTGCGCTTGATCCGGAGATCAATGAAAAGTTTTACGTCATACCCGGTATTGGCAATTTCGGTGATCGTTATTTTGGCACCGAGCCAACGGATCCGTCATTGCTATATGAATAG